The following proteins come from a genomic window of Trifolium pratense cultivar HEN17-A07 linkage group LG4, ARS_RC_1.1, whole genome shotgun sequence:
- the LOC123924647 gene encoding uncharacterized protein LOC123924647, whose translation MRMEFDELPIFHNLTHLVINNISDLVLKLLHYCPKLQNLVIYQKTQTEWDTNFEDEQGSWLPQNSVPQCFSSNLRTCTIRDFAFLDLEHDMMLARHILNNAGVLETMTISIWGDREQHEIEM comes from the exons ATGAGGATGGAGTTTGATGAACTTCCTATCTTTCATAATTTGACCCACTTGGTGATCAACAATATTTCGGATTTGGTACTAAAGTTGCTCCACTACTGCCCTAAACTTCAAAATCTTGTCATTTACCAG AAGACACAAACTGAGTGGGATACGAACTTTGAAGACGAACAAGGAAGTTGGTTGCCCCAAAACTCTGTTCCACAATGCTTTTCATCAAATCTTCGAACTTGCACTATTCGGGACTTTGCATTTCTTGACCTAGAACATGACATGATGTTAGCAAGACATATTCTAAATAATGCGGGAGTTTTAGAAACCATGACAATATCAATATGGGGTGATAGGGAGCAACATGAAATAGAGATGTAA